Proteins from a single region of Gordonia hongkongensis:
- a CDS encoding ABC transporter ATP-binding protein: MADVNTVDTVNDSDAAVPTGVPILECREVTAGYGSVRVVRDVGFSLQEGSVLAILGPNGAGKSTLMNTLAGLLPRKGGEVIVEGKELRSGRPAEANRHGLVLVPDDRALFTSLTVRENLAIAKRSGGFGVDEAIELFPALGKRIKVSAGSLSGGEQQMLAVARALTQNPRALLIDEMSMGLAPVIVEELLPVVRRIADETNAVVVLVEQHVQLALEVADEALVIVHGGVRLRGRASEMAKNPALLEQAYLGEAV, from the coding sequence ATGGCTGACGTGAATACGGTCGACACCGTCAACGACTCCGACGCCGCCGTGCCCACGGGAGTCCCGATCCTGGAGTGCCGGGAGGTGACGGCCGGCTACGGCTCGGTCCGGGTGGTGCGCGATGTCGGCTTCTCGCTCCAGGAGGGTTCGGTGCTCGCGATCCTCGGCCCGAACGGGGCGGGGAAATCCACTCTGATGAACACGCTGGCCGGCCTGTTGCCACGCAAGGGAGGGGAGGTCATCGTGGAGGGCAAAGAGCTGCGCAGTGGTCGTCCCGCGGAGGCCAATCGGCATGGCCTGGTGCTGGTTCCGGACGACCGGGCTCTGTTCACCTCGCTGACCGTGCGCGAGAACCTGGCGATCGCCAAACGGTCCGGTGGATTCGGTGTGGACGAGGCCATAGAGCTGTTCCCGGCCCTGGGCAAACGCATCAAGGTCAGCGCGGGGTCTCTGTCGGGTGGCGAGCAGCAGATGCTCGCTGTGGCCCGTGCGCTGACCCAGAATCCGCGGGCGCTGCTGATCGATGAGATGAGCATGGGTCTGGCCCCGGTCATCGTCGAAGAGCTGCTCCCGGTCGTCCGTCGTATCGCCGATGAGACGAATGCTGTCGTGGTGCTGGTGGAGCAGCATGTGCAGCTGGCTCTCGAGGTGGCCGACGAGGCGCTCGTGATCGTGCATGGCGGTGTCCGTCTGCGCGGCCGGGCAAGTGAGATGGCCAAGAATCCGGCACTTCTCGAGCAGGCGTACCTGGGCGAGGCCGTCTGA
- a CDS encoding FAD-dependent oxidoreductase translates to MAFVILQACCNDASCVDVCPVNCIHPTPDEPDFMRTEMLHIDPQTCIDCGACVEACPVDAIKAEDELDDPELPFIELNADYFEQHPLQSGQLDVPKPLWRKADFSDMRVAIVGSGPAAFYAAAELISLKGVQVDMFERLLTPYGLVRSGVAPDHPGTKAVTDIFRTLERRKNFRLHLGVEIGVDLTHEELLAHNHAVIYAVGASSDRRLGIPGEDLPGSHTATEFVGWYNGHPDYADRTYDLSGERAVIVGNGNVALDVARILLTDPDDLDRTDIADHALEVLRTSNIREVVVLGRRGVAQAGYTNPEMMALRHLPGVDLVIDPDDVEIDPVTQGILDAADTESSVKAKISLARRVAADGDTGAAKRLVLRYLSSPTEISGTDHVESISITRNELQLTESGGVVAVPTDVTDAIETTLVLRAVGYRGVPVPGVPFDDARGVISNVEGRVVTLHGGEPVQGVYATGWVKRGPSGVIGTNKKCAADTVDLLLQDYVAEALADPPQDADSFAELLAERAPEVVDFAGWTLIDKAEKAAGKPRKRPRVKFVDVDSMRAVVRGD, encoded by the coding sequence GTGGCTTTTGTGATCCTGCAAGCTTGTTGCAACGACGCATCGTGCGTCGATGTCTGCCCGGTCAACTGCATCCACCCAACGCCTGACGAACCGGACTTCATGCGGACCGAGATGCTGCACATCGACCCGCAGACATGCATCGACTGCGGCGCATGTGTGGAGGCCTGCCCCGTCGACGCGATCAAGGCCGAGGACGAACTGGACGACCCGGAGCTCCCGTTCATCGAGCTCAATGCCGATTACTTCGAACAGCACCCCCTGCAGTCCGGACAACTCGACGTCCCGAAACCGTTGTGGCGCAAAGCGGATTTCTCGGATATGCGCGTGGCCATCGTCGGTTCGGGACCGGCCGCGTTCTACGCGGCCGCCGAGCTGATCTCGCTGAAGGGCGTTCAGGTCGACATGTTCGAGCGCCTGCTCACGCCGTACGGACTGGTGCGCTCAGGGGTCGCCCCCGACCATCCCGGCACGAAGGCGGTCACCGACATCTTCCGGACACTGGAGCGCCGCAAGAACTTCAGGCTGCACCTCGGAGTCGAGATCGGCGTCGATCTGACGCACGAGGAGCTGCTCGCCCACAACCACGCGGTCATCTACGCGGTGGGAGCGTCGTCGGACCGTCGCCTGGGCATCCCCGGCGAGGACCTCCCGGGCAGTCATACCGCCACCGAGTTCGTCGGCTGGTACAACGGCCACCCCGACTACGCGGACCGGACCTATGACCTGAGCGGCGAGCGCGCCGTCATCGTGGGCAACGGCAACGTCGCCCTCGACGTCGCTCGGATTCTGCTCACCGATCCTGATGACCTCGACCGCACCGACATAGCCGATCACGCACTCGAGGTGCTGCGCACGAGCAACATCCGCGAGGTCGTGGTCCTCGGCCGCCGCGGTGTCGCACAAGCCGGCTACACCAACCCCGAGATGATGGCACTGCGCCATCTTCCGGGCGTCGACCTCGTGATAGACCCGGATGACGTCGAGATCGACCCGGTCACGCAGGGCATCCTCGACGCCGCCGACACCGAGTCGTCGGTGAAGGCGAAGATCTCCCTGGCCCGCAGGGTTGCCGCGGACGGCGACACAGGCGCGGCGAAACGTCTGGTCCTGCGATACCTCTCCTCCCCCACCGAGATCTCCGGGACAGACCACGTCGAGTCGATCAGCATCACACGCAACGAACTGCAACTGACCGAGTCCGGCGGAGTCGTCGCCGTTCCCACCGACGTCACCGACGCCATCGAGACGACCCTGGTGCTGCGCGCGGTCGGCTACCGCGGCGTTCCGGTCCCCGGAGTGCCGTTCGACGACGCTCGCGGGGTCATCTCCAACGTCGAGGGCCGGGTCGTCACTCTGCACGGCGGCGAGCCCGTTCAGGGCGTCTACGCCACCGGCTGGGTGAAGCGTGGTCCGTCCGGTGTCATCGGAACCAACAAGAAATGTGCAGCCGACACCGTGGATCTCCTCCTCCAGGATTACGTCGCCGAAGCTCTTGCCGATCCGCCGCAGGACGCGGACTCGTTCGCGGAACTCCTGGCCGAGAGAGCACCCGAAGTCGTCGACTTCGCCGGCTGGACCCTGATCGACAAGGCGGAGAAGGCCGCGGGCAAGCCGCGTAAGCGACCGCGGGTGAAGTTCGTCGACGTCGATTCGATGAGGGCGGTGGTCCGCGGGGACTGA
- a CDS encoding ABC transporter substrate-binding protein — MTKSRTGRRFITTTLLSVILTAGMVACGGSDDGGDSAAEPSANESVLGTPNKATGTPITIGFISDGKSQAIDVSDEIRGAVAAADYANEYLGGIGGHPIEVKSCEALAQPAAAADCANQMVQAGAAAVVGPTPGELDHLIDVLSPAKIPLVVHSGTTQKGLSAPGVYLLTNGTAYFASSATAAKDEGLKNTVGIAIGVPGAEGPTRQIGSLIWGNAGLDFSVVGIPPGTADMTPQISAAGGDADNFFVIGNDSFCTSAFKAIKTTKPNAPIFAIDRCLTIGGGSSIPNGYEGINVATTLDLSPDAPDSQLYSAVLAKYGDGAKFGNLSSVGYAPMLGMIKALNAAKVTDPTAETVMAAMKTAPPTEYPLTNGLMFQCNGEQLPISPNICSADGLLAKATKNGELTDYQKVTVDPSLYDTPGA, encoded by the coding sequence ATGACGAAATCAAGGACCGGCCGGCGGTTCATCACCACGACCCTCCTGTCGGTCATCCTCACCGCGGGCATGGTCGCCTGTGGCGGCTCGGATGACGGTGGCGACTCCGCCGCGGAGCCCTCAGCCAATGAGTCGGTGCTGGGCACCCCGAACAAGGCCACCGGTACACCGATCACCATCGGGTTCATCAGCGACGGGAAGTCGCAGGCCATCGACGTCAGCGACGAGATCCGTGGCGCCGTCGCCGCGGCCGATTACGCCAACGAGTACCTCGGCGGAATCGGTGGTCATCCCATCGAGGTCAAGTCGTGCGAAGCGTTGGCTCAACCCGCCGCCGCCGCCGACTGCGCCAACCAGATGGTGCAGGCCGGTGCCGCCGCCGTGGTCGGTCCCACTCCAGGTGAACTGGACCACCTCATCGACGTCCTGTCGCCAGCCAAGATCCCGCTGGTGGTTCACAGTGGCACCACCCAGAAGGGCCTCAGCGCGCCGGGCGTGTACTTGCTGACGAACGGCACCGCCTACTTCGCGAGCTCGGCGACGGCGGCAAAGGACGAGGGGCTGAAGAACACCGTCGGCATCGCCATCGGCGTCCCCGGCGCCGAGGGACCCACCCGCCAGATCGGATCGCTGATCTGGGGCAACGCCGGCCTCGACTTCAGTGTGGTCGGCATCCCGCCGGGCACCGCAGACATGACACCGCAGATCAGCGCGGCCGGCGGTGACGCCGACAACTTCTTCGTGATCGGTAACGACAGCTTCTGCACCAGCGCCTTCAAGGCGATCAAGACAACCAAGCCGAATGCTCCGATCTTCGCGATCGATCGGTGCCTGACGATCGGTGGGGGGAGCTCGATCCCCAACGGCTACGAGGGCATCAACGTCGCCACCACACTCGATCTGAGCCCGGATGCCCCCGACTCGCAACTCTATTCAGCAGTTCTCGCCAAGTACGGTGACGGCGCGAAGTTCGGGAATCTCTCGTCGGTCGGTTACGCTCCGATGCTCGGCATGATCAAGGCACTCAACGCGGCAAAGGTCACCGACCCGACGGCGGAGACCGTCATGGCAGCCATGAAGACGGCACCGCCGACCGAGTATCCGCTGACCAACGGACTCATGTTCCAGTGCAACGGAGAACAGCTCCCCATCTCCCCCAACATCTGCAGCGCCGACGGCCTCCTCGCCAAGGCGACCAAGAACGGCGAACTCACCGATTATCAGAAGGTGACCGTCGATCCCTCGCTCTACGACACACCCGGCGCCTGA